A single window of Rhodamnia argentea isolate NSW1041297 chromosome 5, ASM2092103v1, whole genome shotgun sequence DNA harbors:
- the LOC115726955 gene encoding lysM domain-containing GPI-anchored protein 2 produces MGSSEAALLVLLLCSLLASILPPSAPLGFHCSNSSAAATCLSLAGYVSPNATTLAAVQTLFGVKHLHSILGANNLPLSTLSNSTVSPQQTIAVPFNCSCSNSTGFSYRRPVYTVQSGDGLDHIAREVFSNLVIYQDIQQANGIVNASLIEVGQKLWVPLPCSCDEVDGEETVHYAHVVAAGSSVSAIAMEFNVSESTLMAINGIADAKSLKAGQVLDVPLKACTSAIRNDSLDSYLRVANGRYVFTANNCVMCTCDAANNWTLDCQPSQLKPTNWSLCPSMQCEGSNLFVGNSTSTSCNRTTCAYAGYTNQTILTALVTNTTCAVSNNFATKDIFRASSWNFFLILILSLLSFHQVK; encoded by the exons ATGGGCTCCTCCGAGGCGGcgctcctcgtcctcctcctttgCTCCCTCCTCGCCTCCATCCTCCCTCCCTCCGCCCCCTTGGGCTTCCACTGCTCCaactcctccgccgccgccacgtGCCTGTCCCTCGCCGGGTACGTCTCCCCGAACGCCACCACCCTCGCCGCCGTCCAAACCCTCTTCGGGGTCAAGCACCTCCACTCCATCCTCGGCGCCAATAACCTCCCCCTCTCCACCCTTTCCAACTCCACCGTCAGCCCCCAGCAGACCATCGCCGTCCCCTTCAACTGCTCCTGCTCCAACTCCACCGGCTTCTCCTACCGGCGTCCGGTCTACACCGTCCAGAGCGGCGACGGGCTGGACCACATTGCCCGTGAGGTTTTCTCCAATCTGGTCATCTATCAGGACATTCAGCAAGCGAATGGGATCGTCAATGCGAGCTTGATCGAGGTGGGCCAGAAGCTGTGGGTCCCCTTGCCCTGTAGCTGCGACGAGGTGGACGGCGAGGAGACGGTCCACTACGCTCACGTTGTGGCTGCCGGGAGCTCCGTGTCGGCGATTGCAATGGAGTTCAACGTGTCTGAGAGCACGCTGATGGCCATCAACGGGATCGCGGACGCTAAGAGCCTTAAGGCCGGGCAGGTTCTTGATGTTCCTCTCAAAG CTTGTACATCTGCAATAAGGAATGACTCGTTGGACTCCTATTTACGTGTTGCTAATGGAAGATATGTCTTCACTGCTAACAATTGTGTGATGTGCACCTGTGACGCAGCGAATAACTGGAC ATTAGATTGCCAGCCATCCCAGCTTAAGCCGACTAATTGGTCGCTCTGCCCCTCAATGCAATGCGAGGGTTCAAACTTATTCGTGGGCAACTCAACTTCCACATCTTGTAACCGCACAACCTGTGCCTATGCTGGTTATACTAACCAGACTATTCTAACAGCACTTGTCACCAATACCACTTGTGCAG TTTCAAATAACTTCGCCACGAAGGACATTTTTCGAGCATCTAGCTGGAACTTCTTCCTGATTTTGATCTTGTCCCTGCTCTCTTTCCATCAAGTTAAATGA
- the LOC115726961 gene encoding probable flavin-containing monooxygenase 1, protein MSSHGKKVKMETKKIAIVGAGISGLLACKYTLSKGLQPIVFESQAGLGGLWTKTVETTKLQTPKPAYQFSDFPWPDSVTEDFPDGHRVLGYVESYARRFDLLKHIKFGARVLSIGYDGPPGEAMRSWSLWGGDGRPFGSGGKWKIRVQDCLSLETETYEVAFVILCLGRFSGVPNIPEFPPNRGPEAFHGKVIHSMDYAAMDYRAAREFVGGKRVVVVGLQKSALDIAMECSSVNGVERPCTVLYKTEHWNVPDYLPWGVPLALLYLTRFSELLVHKPGESLLLSLLATLSSPLRWAVSKFVESNIKWKLPLKKFGMVPKHSFLQEISSCLIATVPEKFYDRVEEGSIILKKAPEFWFCKEGISINGEVEPLNSDLVILATGFRGEKKLIDVFESQLFRDCLSGSPNSIVPLYRECIHPRIPQLAVIGFSESVTNLYTSEIRCRWLAELLTGTFKLPPIKKMEEDIEEWDKYMKRSSGQYYRRSCIGALHIWYNDQLCRDMGWNPRRKKGFFAELFEPYGPTDYVSP, encoded by the exons ATGAGCAGCCATGGGAAGAAAGTAAAGATGGAGACGAAGAAGATAGCCATAGTCGGTGCTGGGATCAGTGGCCTCCTGGCCTGCAAATACACCCTCTCAAAGGGTCTCCAACCCATCGTCTTCGAGTCCCAAGCTGGCCTCGGAGGGCTCTGGACCAAGACCGTGGAGACCACGAAGCTCCAGACCCCGAAACCGGCCTACCAGTTCTCGGACTTCCCATGGCCGGACTCAGTCACCGAGGATTTCCCCGATGGACATCGGGTTCTCGGGTACGTCGAGTCGTACGCCCGCCGCTTCGACCTGCTCAAGCACATCAAGTTCGGCGCCAGGGTCCTCAGCATCGGGTACGACGGGCCGCCTGGCGAGGCGATGCGGTCGTGGAGCCTGTGGGGCGGCGACGGCAGGCCATTCGGCTCGGGCGGGAAGTGGAAGATCAGGGTGCAGGATTGTCTGAGCCTTGAAACTGAG ACATATGAAGTGGCCTTTGTGATCCTTTGCCTGGGGCGATTCAGCGGAGTCCCGAACATACCCGAGTTTCCACCAAACAGAGGGCCGGAGGCGTTCCATGGCAAGGTGATCCACTCAATGGACTACGCCGCTATGGACTACCGAGCCGCGAGGGAGTTCGTAGGAGGCAAGAGAGTGGTGGTCGTCGGGCTGCAGAAATCCGCATTGGACATCGCCATGGAGTGCTCATCTGTTAATG GAGTGGAGCGACCTTGCACGGTGTTGTACAAAACGGAACACTGGAACGTGCCGGATTATCTACCGTGGGGCGTGCCGCTCGCACTTCTCTACCTCACCCGCTTCTCGGAGCTCCTTGTGCATAAGCCCGGAGAAAGCTTGTTGCTGAGCCTCTTGGCCACACTTTCATCGCCCCTG AGATGGGCAGTTTCCAAGTTTGTCGAAAGCAACATCAAGTGGAAGCTCCCGCTGAAGAAGTTCGGGATGGTGCCGAAACACAGTTTCCTCCAAGAAATCAGCTCCTGCTTGATCGCAACGGTACCCGAAAAGTTCTATGACAGAGTGGAAGAGGGAAGCATAATCTTGAAGAAGGCCCCGGAATTCTGGTTCTGCAAGGAAGGGATTTCCATCAACGGAGAGGTCGAGCCTCTGAATTCGGACTTGGTCATCCTCGCGACTGGGTTTAGGGGCGAAAAGAAGCTCATAGATGTGTTTGAGTCACAACTGTTTCGGGACTGCTTATCTGGATCTCCCAATTCAATAGTTCCCCTATACAG GGAATGCATTCATCCTCGGATTCCCCAACTAGCAGTGATCGGGTTCTCAGAAAGCGTCACCAACTTGTACACGTCGGAGATACGGTGCCGGTGGCTAGCCGAGCTTCTCACCGGCACATTCAAGCTACCTCCCATTaagaagatggaggaggatATAGAAGAGTGGGACAAGTACATGAAGCGATCTTCAGGTCAATACTACAGAAGATCCTGCATTGGTGCACTTCACATTTGGTACAATGATCAGCTGTGCAGGGACATGGGATGGAACCCTAGGAGAAAGAAGGGGTTCTTTGCTGAGCTGTTTGAGCCTTATGGCCCAACAGATTATGTCTCTCCATGA